In Desulfatiglans anilini DSM 4660, a single genomic region encodes these proteins:
- a CDS encoding response regulator, whose amino-acid sequence MRDVFTVYTASQYCNVSSKTIINWIDAGHIKAYRTVGGHRRISREDLEAFMLRQGIPIPQANADEGRKKRILVVDDDPIIVESIVQALEEDAHDYEVISAADGFEAGLQVTHFKPDLLILDIMMPDIKGYEVCRRIKASPETQHVKIIVLSAYLDEEKFNRMTAEGADVCFNKPLPLPQLLEEVARQLGLDR is encoded by the coding sequence ATGCGTGATGTTTTTACCGTTTATACCGCCAGCCAATACTGCAACGTTTCTTCCAAGACGATCATTAACTGGATCGACGCGGGCCACATCAAGGCCTATCGCACCGTCGGGGGACACCGCCGGATCAGCCGCGAGGATCTGGAAGCATTCATGCTTCGGCAGGGGATCCCGATTCCTCAGGCTAACGCGGATGAAGGCCGGAAGAAAAGAATCCTGGTGGTGGACGACGATCCCATCATCGTCGAGAGCATCGTACAGGCCCTCGAAGAAGATGCCCACGATTACGAGGTCATCTCCGCCGCGGATGGGTTCGAGGCGGGGCTGCAGGTCACCCACTTCAAGCCGGACCTTCTGATCCTCGACATCATGATGCCGGACATCAAAGGCTACGAGGTCTGCCGCAGGATCAAGGCCTCTCCCGAGACCCAGCATGTCAAGATCATCGTTCTTTCGGCCTATCTGGATGAAGAGAAATTCAACCGCATGACGGCGGAGGGGGCCGATGTCTGTTTCAACAAGCCCTTGCCCCTGCCGCAGCTTCTGGAGGAAGTGGCCCGCCAGCTAGGGCTCGACCGGTAA
- the speE gene encoding polyamine aminopropyltransferase, with amino-acid sequence MTQTTSEKHVGFKVDEAAGQALSLWFNDSIEFAHGCRISVRIKDVLCHYRSRFQEIAVFETERLGRMLVLDNITMLTEFDEAAYHEMIVHVPLLTHPRPVKVLVIGGGDGGTIREVLKHPSVEEVHLCELDEEVVKACRAHIPSLACAFDDPRVKAYYEDGAKFVKERPAAYDVIIVDSTDPIGPGQVLFQRPFYADMYSALKEDGMVVTQCESIHLHREVIRGVADFAKEIYPRIGYYYTLVPTYPSGVIGFMCCSRRYDPLRDFDEKRAEVLTDLRYYTPEIHRAAFVLPRFAHGLV; translated from the coding sequence ATGACGCAAACGACATCCGAGAAGCATGTTGGTTTCAAAGTGGACGAGGCGGCGGGACAGGCGCTCAGCCTCTGGTTCAACGACAGCATAGAATTCGCCCATGGCTGCAGGATCAGTGTGAGGATCAAAGACGTTTTGTGCCACTACCGTTCCAGGTTCCAGGAGATCGCCGTCTTCGAAACGGAGCGGCTGGGCCGGATGCTGGTGCTGGACAATATCACCATGCTGACCGAATTCGATGAGGCAGCCTATCATGAAATGATTGTGCATGTCCCCCTGTTGACTCATCCCAGACCGGTAAAAGTCCTGGTGATCGGCGGCGGCGACGGCGGCACGATCCGCGAGGTGCTGAAACACCCGTCCGTGGAAGAGGTGCATCTGTGCGAACTCGACGAAGAGGTCGTCAAGGCCTGCCGAGCCCACATCCCGTCGCTCGCCTGCGCATTCGACGATCCCCGGGTCAAGGCCTACTATGAAGACGGTGCGAAGTTCGTCAAGGAGCGCCCCGCCGCCTACGATGTCATTATCGTCGATTCGACCGATCCTATCGGACCCGGTCAGGTCCTTTTTCAACGGCCCTTTTACGCAGATATGTACAGCGCCTTGAAAGAGGACGGGATGGTCGTAACCCAGTGCGAATCCATTCACCTCCACAGGGAAGTGATCCGCGGCGTGGCGGACTTCGCCAAAGAGATCTATCCCAGAATCGGTTATTACTACACCCTCGTGCCGACCTACCCGAGCGGTGTGATCGGGTTCATGTGCTGTTCCCGCCGCTATGATCCCCTGAGGGATTTCGATGAAAAGCGGGCGGAGGTGCTCACGGACCTGCGATATTACACGCCGGAGATTCACCGGGCGGCCTTCGTGTTGCCGCGGTTTGCACACGGCCTGGTTTAG
- a CDS encoding metal ABC transporter permease, whose amino-acid sequence MWEALQYEFMRNALAAGILVSIVCGVIGTLVVVNRIVFISGGIAHAAYGGIGLAFYAGIPPTLGAGLFSMAVAMIMGAVSFRNRHRADTIIGVLWAVGMAVGIILIDLTPGYHVDLMSYLFGSILAVPLIDLWCMLPMNLLICLTVFVFYKEFIAMSFDEEFAFVVGIPVKILYFTLLGMIALAVVMIIRIVGLILVIALLTIPPYIAEKYTHTLGRMMVLSSLLGMGFTVVGLWLSYRFDLTSGATIILVAGTAFFLSAFSGRIKPGTASAKN is encoded by the coding sequence GTGTGGGAAGCCCTTCAGTACGAATTCATGCGCAACGCCCTCGCCGCGGGCATCCTGGTCAGCATCGTCTGCGGGGTCATCGGGACGCTTGTGGTCGTCAACCGGATCGTTTTCATCTCCGGCGGAATCGCCCACGCGGCTTACGGCGGCATCGGCCTGGCCTTTTATGCCGGGATCCCCCCCACGCTGGGGGCGGGCCTCTTTTCCATGGCGGTGGCCATGATCATGGGCGCCGTCAGCTTCAGAAACCGTCACCGGGCCGATACCATCATCGGTGTCCTCTGGGCCGTCGGAATGGCGGTCGGCATCATCCTGATCGATCTGACCCCCGGGTACCATGTCGACCTCATGAGTTACCTCTTCGGGAGCATCCTGGCCGTGCCCTTGATCGACCTGTGGTGCATGCTTCCCATGAACCTGCTGATCTGCCTGACCGTCTTCGTCTTTTACAAGGAATTCATCGCGATGTCCTTCGACGAGGAGTTCGCCTTCGTGGTGGGGATACCGGTCAAGATTCTTTACTTCACCCTGCTGGGGATGATCGCCCTGGCGGTGGTCATGATCATCCGGATCGTCGGCCTGATCCTGGTCATCGCCCTGCTGACCATCCCGCCATACATCGCTGAAAAGTACACCCACACGCTCGGGCGGATGATGGTGCTTTCCTCCCTCCTGGGCATGGGTTTTACGGTGGTGGGTTTGTGGCTGTCCTACCGTTTCGACCTGACATCCGGGGCCACCATCATCCTGGTGGCCGGGACGGCCTTCTTCCTGTCCGCCTTTTCGGGCCGGATCAAACCGGGGACCGCCAGTGCCAAAAATTGA
- a CDS encoding metal ABC transporter ATP-binding protein, whose product MSVPAIEVEHLWFAFDERPIIQDVNFRLEQGDFLGILGPNGGGKTTLLKLLLGLLKPDKGTIRILGQEPNDARHRVGYVPQHTDFNISFPISALELALMGRLSQARIGRRYSREDRGKVEEALKRVGMWEERATPIGHLSGGQRQRVFIARALATDPKILFLDEPTSSVDAEFQVDLYDFLRDLNRSVTIVVITHDIGVISRHVKSVACINRKMIFHGEGQITTEMLNMAYHCPVDLIAHGIPHRVLPKHEEH is encoded by the coding sequence ATGAGTGTCCCCGCAATCGAGGTCGAACATCTCTGGTTCGCGTTCGATGAACGCCCCATCATCCAGGATGTCAATTTCCGCCTGGAACAGGGCGATTTCCTAGGGATCCTCGGCCCCAACGGGGGCGGTAAGACGACCCTCCTGAAGCTGCTGCTGGGGCTGCTGAAACCCGACAAGGGCACCATCCGGATCCTCGGGCAGGAGCCGAACGATGCAAGGCACCGGGTCGGCTACGTCCCACAGCACACCGACTTCAACATCAGCTTCCCCATCTCGGCCCTGGAACTGGCGCTGATGGGACGCCTTTCCCAGGCCCGGATCGGCAGACGGTACAGCCGGGAGGACCGCGGCAAGGTCGAGGAGGCCCTGAAAAGGGTGGGGATGTGGGAAGAGCGGGCCACCCCCATCGGACATCTTTCAGGCGGGCAGCGCCAGCGGGTCTTCATCGCCCGGGCGCTCGCCACGGACCCCAAGATCCTCTTTCTGGACGAACCGACCTCCAGTGTGGACGCCGAGTTTCAGGTCGACCTCTATGACTTTCTTCGGGACCTGAACCGCAGCGTAACGATCGTGGTGATCACGCACGATATCGGCGTCATCTCGAGGCACGTCAAGTCGGTCGCCTGCATCAACCGCAAGATGATCTTTCACGGCGAAGGCCAGATCACCACGGAGATGCTCAACATGGCCTATCATTGCCCGGTCGACCTCATCGCGCACGGGATCCCGCACCGCGTCCTGCCGAAACACGAGGAGCATTGA
- a CDS encoding valine--tRNA ligase, translating to MERETLPKSYEPGDVEKRWYSHWEDNGLFRAAATSDAPPYCIVIPPPNVTGTLHMGHALNNTLQDILCRFKRMRGYNVLWQPGTDHAGIATQNVVEKALAAEGKDRHSVGRDAFIDLVWEWRKKYGGLIINQLKRLGCCCDWSRERFTMDEGLSRAVREVFVQLYDEGLIYRGDYIINWCPRCHTALADLEVEHEELDSHLYYIRYPVEGRDGHIVVATTRPETMLGDTAVAVNPEDERYSRFSGLHVILPLLNKPIPIIFDTYVDKEFGTGALKITPAHDPNDFEIGRRFSLEQIKVIDENGRMNDLAGAYRGLDRFECRRKVLADLEAQGLLEKIEPYRHAVGHCYRCKTMIEPLLSKQWFVRVAPLAAEALEAVKQGETRIYPSNWEAVYEEWMTNIKDWCVSRQIWWGHRIPAWTCEECGEVQVAKEAPDSCKACGSTRLTQETDVLDTWFSSALWPFSTLGWPDQTPELKTFYPTAALVTGFDILFFWVARMMMMGIHFMGRVPFRDVYIHALVRDAEGKKMSKSKGNVIDPLVVMDQFGTDAFRFTLAALAAQGRDIKLSEERILGYRHFVNKIWNAARLVLMNLDDRPLPETPRDLTLADRWIFTRLGQVSEGMATAIDDYKFNEAAMLAYQFVWHEFCDWYLEMAKQGFYSDDPAVKESAQAAAQQVLAASLKLLHPFMPFVTEEIWQRLPGTRQSIMTAPFPKAGDYPEDAQAIREMDLLMGVITGIRNIRGEMNISPSKTVSVVIDLARAEDEELLRRDLKHVHTLARVDGITLGTGLDKPEASATAVFQQNQVHVLLRGLLDFEEEKKRISKAMQKLQKDMQTAERKLGNPGFLDKAPAEVVQEVREKLAAQQAEFEKLQQNLHFFEEIRS from the coding sequence ATGGAACGTGAAACCCTGCCGAAAAGCTACGAACCGGGTGACGTGGAAAAACGGTGGTACAGCCACTGGGAAGACAACGGGCTTTTCCGCGCCGCCGCCACCTCGGATGCCCCTCCCTACTGCATCGTCATCCCCCCGCCGAACGTCACGGGGACTCTGCACATGGGGCACGCCCTCAACAACACCCTGCAGGACATTCTCTGCCGTTTCAAACGGATGCGGGGCTACAACGTCCTGTGGCAGCCCGGTACGGACCACGCCGGCATCGCCACCCAGAACGTCGTGGAAAAGGCCCTGGCCGCCGAGGGCAAGGACCGGCACTCGGTCGGCAGGGACGCGTTCATCGACCTCGTATGGGAATGGCGCAAGAAGTACGGCGGGCTCATCATCAATCAACTGAAGCGCCTCGGATGCTGCTGCGACTGGAGCCGGGAGCGTTTCACGATGGACGAAGGGCTTTCGAGGGCCGTCCGGGAGGTCTTCGTTCAACTCTACGATGAAGGTCTGATTTACCGCGGCGACTATATCATCAACTGGTGCCCGCGCTGCCACACCGCTTTGGCGGATCTCGAGGTCGAACACGAAGAACTGGACAGCCACCTGTACTATATCCGCTACCCCGTCGAAGGCCGGGACGGCCACATCGTCGTAGCCACCACGCGGCCGGAGACCATGCTCGGGGACACGGCGGTGGCCGTGAACCCGGAGGACGAGCGCTATAGCCGCTTTTCCGGGCTGCACGTCATCCTGCCCCTGCTCAACAAACCGATCCCCATCATCTTCGACACCTATGTCGACAAGGAGTTCGGGACCGGGGCCCTCAAAATCACACCCGCCCACGATCCGAACGACTTCGAGATCGGCCGCAGGTTCAGCCTCGAACAGATCAAGGTCATCGACGAGAACGGCCGGATGAACGATCTTGCAGGGGCGTACCGGGGCCTCGACCGCTTCGAGTGCCGCAGGAAGGTCCTGGCCGACCTGGAGGCGCAGGGCCTCCTGGAGAAGATCGAACCCTATCGCCACGCCGTCGGTCATTGCTATCGCTGCAAGACCATGATCGAGCCCCTGCTGTCGAAGCAGTGGTTCGTGCGGGTCGCGCCGCTCGCCGCCGAGGCTTTGGAGGCGGTCAAGCAGGGAGAGACCCGCATCTACCCCTCCAACTGGGAGGCCGTTTACGAAGAGTGGATGACCAACATCAAAGACTGGTGCGTCTCCCGCCAGATCTGGTGGGGGCACCGCATACCGGCCTGGACCTGTGAAGAGTGCGGGGAGGTCCAGGTGGCCAAGGAGGCGCCGGACTCCTGCAAGGCCTGCGGATCGACGCGGTTGACCCAGGAGACCGACGTCCTCGACACCTGGTTCAGCTCCGCCCTCTGGCCCTTCTCAACCCTGGGCTGGCCCGACCAAACCCCGGAGCTCAAGACCTTTTACCCCACGGCAGCCCTCGTGACCGGCTTCGACATCCTCTTTTTCTGGGTCGCCCGGATGATGATGATGGGCATCCACTTCATGGGCCGGGTCCCCTTCCGGGACGTTTACATCCACGCCCTGGTGCGGGATGCCGAAGGCAAGAAGATGAGCAAATCCAAGGGGAACGTCATCGACCCCCTGGTGGTCATGGACCAGTTCGGCACGGACGCCTTCCGCTTCACCCTCGCCGCCCTTGCGGCCCAGGGGCGCGACATCAAGCTCTCGGAGGAGCGAATCCTCGGCTACCGTCACTTTGTCAACAAGATCTGGAATGCCGCGCGCCTCGTGCTGATGAACCTGGACGACCGTCCCCTGCCGGAGACGCCCCGGGACCTCACGCTCGCCGACCGGTGGATTTTCACCCGTCTCGGGCAGGTGAGCGAAGGCATGGCCACAGCCATCGACGATTACAAGTTCAACGAGGCGGCGATGCTCGCCTACCAGTTCGTCTGGCATGAATTCTGCGACTGGTACCTCGAAATGGCCAAGCAGGGCTTCTACAGCGACGATCCCGCGGTCAAGGAATCGGCCCAGGCGGCCGCACAGCAGGTGCTCGCCGCATCCCTCAAGCTGCTCCATCCCTTCATGCCCTTCGTGACCGAAGAGATCTGGCAGCGTCTGCCCGGCACCCGGCAAAGCATCATGACGGCGCCTTTCCCCAAGGCGGGGGATTACCCCGAGGATGCCCAGGCGATCCGCGAAATGGACCTCCTGATGGGGGTGATCACCGGCATCCGCAACATCCGCGGCGAGATGAACATCTCCCCCTCCAAAACGGTCAGCGTGGTGATCGACCTCGCCCGGGCCGAGGACGAAGAACTCCTGCGCCGGGACCTCAAACACGTCCACACGCTCGCCAGGGTCGACGGCATCACCCTCGGAACCGGCCTTGACAAGCCCGAGGCCTCCGCGACCGCGGTATTCCAGCAGAACCAGGTGCATGTCCTCCTGCGCGGGCTGCTCGATTTCGAGGAGGAGAAAAAGCGCATCAGCAAGGCCATGCAGAAACTGCAGAAAGACATGCAGACCGCCGAACGGAAGCTCGGCAATCCTGGCTTTCTGGACAAGGCCCCGGCCGAGGTCGTACAGGAGGTGCGTGAAAAACTGGCCGCTCAGCAGGCCGAGTTCGAAAAGCTGCAGCAGAACCTCCACTTCTTCGAGGAGATCCGTTCCTGA
- a CDS encoding DUF1207 domain-containing protein yields MMVALACTMGCWRPAGASEERKEDAYLAGYATAVIEREFQVGCRSVSVRNGVITLELSGLPSDVEERLRKTLLDVPGVEQVEIVEVQTVEPAPAPAASERVCAVKEASFFPKGGSLFEPLIADPRWPHFSASFVWLLDGEEFSHMGAVSFGERFPLYREVFPSGRSWELGIEAAVFSVFDMDADSYDLINSDFWVSFPSWTYRDRDFSALMRFYHQSSHLGDEYILRGGVDRVNLSYEALSLTLSQRFLTSFRVYGGGGYLVRRTPSELEPWFSHLGFEYESPRQYLKDWVTPLMGLDLQFNQENDWSTDLSLRVGVRFKSLETGTRRYLLTLDYYNGHAPSGQFYDQKIESLGVGTHFYF; encoded by the coding sequence ATGATGGTCGCGCTCGCATGCACGATGGGTTGCTGGCGGCCTGCGGGAGCCTCTGAAGAGAGGAAAGAAGACGCTTATCTTGCCGGTTACGCGACGGCGGTGATCGAGCGCGAGTTCCAGGTGGGGTGCCGCTCTGTCAGCGTCCGGAACGGCGTCATCACCCTGGAGTTGTCGGGCCTGCCGAGCGACGTGGAAGAGCGCCTTCGGAAGACGCTGCTCGATGTCCCGGGGGTCGAGCAGGTGGAGATCGTGGAGGTTCAGACGGTGGAGCCGGCTCCAGCTCCGGCTGCTTCCGAAAGGGTTTGCGCCGTGAAAGAAGCCTCTTTTTTCCCGAAAGGGGGCAGCCTTTTCGAGCCCCTCATCGCTGATCCCCGCTGGCCCCACTTTTCCGCGAGTTTCGTATGGCTCCTCGACGGCGAGGAGTTCAGCCACATGGGTGCGGTCAGTTTCGGCGAGCGCTTCCCGTTATACAGGGAAGTCTTTCCTTCGGGGCGAAGCTGGGAACTCGGGATCGAGGCCGCCGTCTTCTCCGTCTTCGATATGGACGCTGATTCCTATGATCTGATCAACAGCGACTTCTGGGTCTCTTTCCCCTCTTGGACTTACCGGGATCGCGATTTCAGCGCCCTGATGCGTTTCTACCACCAGAGTTCCCATCTGGGAGACGAGTATATCCTGAGAGGCGGGGTAGACCGGGTCAACCTCAGTTACGAGGCCCTGAGCCTGACGCTTTCACAGCGCTTTTTGACGTCTTTCCGCGTCTACGGGGGCGGCGGGTACCTCGTTCGGAGGACCCCTTCCGAGCTCGAACCCTGGTTTTCCCATCTGGGCTTCGAATATGAAAGCCCGCGCCAGTATCTGAAGGATTGGGTGACGCCGCTGATGGGGTTGGATCTGCAGTTCAATCAGGAGAACGATTGGAGCACGGACCTGTCGCTGCGGGTAGGCGTCCGTTTCAAGTCGCTCGAAACGGGCACCCGGCGCTATCTCCTGACCCTCGATTATTACAACGGTCATGCCCCTAGCGGGCAGTTCTACGACCAAAAGATCGAAAGTCTGGGGGTCGGCACCCATTTTTATTTCTAG